The Thermotoga neapolitana DSM 4359 sequence AGGCTCTATCGGATCCAGTTTGAAAACGTCTGAGGAGGGAAACAAAATGGAAAGAGCAGACAGGGCGATGGAACTGGCTATGAAAAAAGGAGCGGATGCCTTTCTGATCGTGAACGTCGAAAACTCCTCGAGGGCTTCTTCAATATACTTTTCTGGTTTCACAGGGTCCTTCTCTATCATCCTGATCTCTGAAAGCGCAAGACTCCTCATCACCGATCCGAGGTACACCAGCCAGGCCAAGCAGGAAACTGATTTTGAAGTCCGGGAGGTAAAAGACGGTGATTTCATCGGAGTTTTGAAAAACGTGGTGAAGGATCTCAACATAAAGGTGATCGCCCTTGAGGAAGAAAGGCTTTCTCTTTCCATGTTCAGAAAGATCTCAACCGCTCTCGGAAAGAGAAAGTTCATTGGTTTTGATGACGAGGTGAAGAGCCTGAGAATGATCAAAGACGAAAAAGAGATCGAAAAAATCAAGCAAGCGATAGAGATATCTGAGAGGGCCTTCCTTGAGACGATCCAGCAGATAAGAGCAGGAACGACGGAAAAGGAAATAGCCGCTCTTCTTGAGTACACGATGAAGAAAGAAGGGGCGGAGAAAACGGCGTTTGACTCCATCGTGGCTTCCGGGTGGCGTTCCGCTCTGCCTCACGGAAAACCAACTGAAAAGGTCGTTGAAAGAGGAGACGTGATCGTCATCGACTTTGGAGCAGTTTACGAGAACTACTGTGCTGATATCACGCGTGTCGTCTGCATAGGCGAACCTTCTGATCGAGTGAAAGAGATACACGGAATCGTTCTCGAGGCTCAGGAAAGAGCACTGAAGAACGCAAAGGCAGGACTGACGGGAAAACAGCTCGACTCGTTCGCAAGAGAGTTTATCGTTGAGAAAGGATATGGGGAGTTCTTTGGACACAGTCTGGGACATGGAATAGGTCTGGA is a genomic window containing:
- a CDS encoding aminopeptidase P family protein gives rise to the protein MERADRAMELAMKKGADAFLIVNVENSSRASSIYFSGFTGSFSIILISESARLLITDPRYTSQAKQETDFEVREVKDGDFIGVLKNVVKDLNIKVIALEEERLSLSMFRKISTALGKRKFIGFDDEVKSLRMIKDEKEIEKIKQAIEISERAFLETIQQIRAGTTEKEIAALLEYTMKKEGAEKTAFDSIVASGWRSALPHGKPTEKVVERGDVIVIDFGAVYENYCADITRVVCIGEPSDRVKEIHGIVLEAQERALKNAKAGLTGKQLDSFAREFIVEKGYGEFFGHSLGHGIGLEVHEGPAVSFRNESSLPENAVVTIEPGIYLEGEFGIRIEEDVVLKEQGCEILTTLPRSIFVV